In Penicillium oxalicum strain HP7-1 chromosome I, whole genome shotgun sequence, a single window of DNA contains:
- a CDS encoding Lactoylglutathione lyase, with the protein MSTDPSTYKLNHTMLRVKDPKRSLQFYEFLGMNVIQKLDFPEWKFCNYFLAYNGPNSLQGGDRHFTDRNAVLELCHNYGTENDPNYSVVNGNTEPYRGFGHLAISVDNIEAACKRIEDAGYAFQKKLTEGRMRHIAFAKDPDGYWVEIIRRGEENLSETTDPGSYRLNHTMLRVKDAEASLKFYQESMGMTLVRTAENPDAKFNLYFLGYPKSNPEIKEGAKNGVAEWEGLLELTWNYGTEKEEGQVYHNGNTEPQGFGHICKPREMLEYLYNSLQSDVANELVSFPCLTGISVDDIHAACERFDSANVTFKKRLTDGRMNNIAFVLDPDNYWIEVIQNERIKRTSNW; encoded by the exons ATGTCCACCGATCCCTCTACTTACAAGCTGAACC ACACGATGCTGCGGGTCAAAGACCCAAAGCGGTCGTTGCAGTTCTATGAATTTCTGGGCATGAATGTCATCCAGAAGCTGGATTTCCCCGAATGGAAGTTCTGCAACTACTTCCTCGCCTATAACGGACCCAACTCCCTGCAGGGTGGTGATCGCCATTTCACCGACCGCAATGCGGTGCTGGAGCTCTGCCACAACTACGGGACCGAGAACGACCCCAACTACAGTGTCGTCAACGGAAACACCGAGCCCTATCGGGGGTTCGGCCACTTGGCCATCTCCGTGGACAACATCGAGGCGGCCTGCAAGCGCATCGAGGACGCTGGCTACGCATTTCAGAAGAAGCTCACCGAGGGACGTATGCGCCACATCGCTTTTGCCAAGGATCCCGATGGCTACTGGGTGGAGATCATCCGTCGTGGCGAGGAGAATTTGTCGGAAACGACCGACCCAGGCTCATACCGTCTGAACCACACCATGTTGCGAGTCAAGGACGCCGAGGCCAGCTTGAAGTTCTACCAGGAGTCGATGGGCATGACTCTGGTCCGCACGGCTGAAAACCCCGATGCGAAATTCAACCTCTACTTCTTGGGATACCCCAAATCCAACCCCGAGATCAAGGAGGGAGCGAAGAATGGAGTGGCCGAGTGGGAGGGCCTTCTTGAACTGACTTGGAATTATGGCactgagaaggaggaaggtCAGGTTTACCACAACGGCAACACTGAACCGCAAGGATTTGGCCACATTTGTAAGCCTCGTGAAATGCTCGAGTATCTGTACAATTCTTTGCAAAGTGACGTCGCTAATGAACTTGTCTCTTTTCCGTGTTTGACAGGTATCTCCGTCGATGACATTCACGCCGCCTGTGAGCGATTCGACTCGGCCAATGTTACCTTTAAGAAGCGTCTCACCGATGGCCGCATGAACAACATTGCCTTTGTCTTGGACCCCGATAACTATTGGATTGAGGTGATCCAGAATGAACGTATCAAGCGCACCTCCAACTGGTAA
- a CDS encoding Cyclin-dependent kinase 1, whose product MAWGSQSSTGASAMENYQKIEKIGEGTYGVVYKARELNHPNRIVALKKIRLEAEDEGVPSTAIREISILKEMQDPNIVELLNIVHADGHKLYLVCEFLDLDLKKYMEALPVSEGGRGKALPDGSMMSANLGLGEAMVKKFMAQLVEGIRYCHSHRILHRDLKPQNLLIDRHGNLKLADFGLARAFGVPLRTYTHEVVTLWYRSPEILLGGRQYSTGVDMWSVGAIFAEMCTRKPLFPGDSEIDEIFKIFRILGTPDEVEWPGVTSFPDYKPTFPKWKRPDTPIVPGLEENGQALLEALLEYDPAHRLSAKQACMHPYFKNGSSYYSGRSVGTTRNGYS is encoded by the exons ATGGCCTGGGGTAGTCAATCTTCAACAGGAGCGTCCGCCATGGAGAACTATCAGAAGATCGAAAAAATCGGTGAAG GAACCTATGGTGTTGTGTACAAGGCACGCGAGCTGAACCATCCCAATCGTATTGTGGCATTGAAGAAGATTCGCCTCGaggccgaggatgaaggTGTCCCCAGTACGGCCATCCGCGAGATCTCGATTCTCAAGGAGATGCAGGATCCCAACATTGTGGAGTTGCTGAATATCGTTCACGCCGACGGCCACAAGCTTTACCTCGTGTGCGAGTTCCTGGACTTGGATTTGAAGAAATATATGGAGGCACTTCCAGTGAGCGAAGGTGGCCGCGGCAAAGCCCTTCCTGATGGTTCCATGATGAGCGCCAACCTGGGCCTGGGTGAAGccatggtgaagaagttCATGGCCCAATTGGTCGAAGGAATTCGCTACTGTCACAGCCACCGTATCTTGCATCGTGACCTCAAGCCCCAGAACTTGTTGATCGACCGGCATGGCAACCTGAAGTTGGCCGATTTTGGTCTAGCTCGGGCTTTTGGTGTGCCTCTCCGCACCTACACTCACGAG GTTGTCACACTCTGGTATCGATCACCGGAAATTCTTCTTGGAGGACGTCAATACTCCACCGGCGTTGACATGTGGTCGGTCGGTGCCATTTTTGCGGAGATGTGTACCCGCAAGCCACTCTTCCCCGGTGACTCTGAGATCGACGAGATTTTCAAGATCTTCCG TATCCTTGGCACTCCCGATGAAGTCGAATGGCCCGGTGTCACCTCATTCCCCGACTACAAGCCCACATTCCCCAAGTGGAAGCGCCCCGATACTCCCATCGTCCCTGGCCTGGAGGAGAACGGTCAAGCCCTTCTAGAGGCGCTTCTCGAATACGACCCAGCCCACCGATTGTCTGCCAAGCAAGCCTGCATGCATCCTTACTTTAAGAACGGCAGCTCATACTACTCGGGCCGCTCCGTGGGCACCACTCGCAACGGCTACTCATGA
- a CDS encoding Acetamidase has translation MTAQSNWQALAEAKRQAILKAIPEKWRLPTPVPPASKVRDVTGRYIQQYLSEREIEITESDAVEIASRTSTGRWSAVEVTEAFCHRAALAHQLVNCLHEMFFEAALEDARKLDAYFAEHQRPIGPLHGLPVSLKDQFHIKGVETTMGYVGWIGNFQGLKGDPRHLNHESELVRELRALGAVLYCKTSVPATLMSPETVNNIIEYTWNPKNRFLSCGGSSGGEGALLALRGSPVGFGTDIGGSVRIPSGFNYLYGLRPSSGRTPYEGAANSIDGQSTILSVIGPMAPTARSLVMIMKAVLSQQPWYHDPLVLDLPWRDDVVQQTRALIEQSKGGTPSLAFGILRWDGIARVHPPIARGLKIIESTLKRLGHKVIPWSPPSHSKALELADKAYSMDGGADLAHHFGLSGEPQPSQVIAGSNVPLSITELTALNVAKREYQKEYMDYWNSTSELTGTGRPVDGFFCPVAPYAAVVPHGYKHVGYTCFVNVLDYTSVTLPVTHADKNVDVRSATDEPADNVDWDYDAEVYDGAPVGIQLIGRRLQEEKILTLAEYLGDELGKTA, from the exons ATGACCGCACAGTCCAATTGGCAGGCTCTAGCTGAGGCCAAACGTCAAGCCATTCTGAAGGCGATTCCTGAAAAATGGCGACTACCAACTCCCGTTCCACCGGCCTCCAAAGTCCGCGATGTAACGGGACGCTACATCCAACAGTATCTCAGTGAGCGGGAAATCGAAATCACCGAGTCGGATGCGGTTGAAATCGCCTCTCGAACGAGTACAGGTCGCTGGTCCGCCGTCGAAGTAACAGAGGCATTTTGTCACCGCGCTGCGTTAGCACACCAACTA GTCAATTGCCTGCATGAGATGTTTTTTGAAGCAGCTTTGGAAGATGCACGAAAGTTGGACGCATACTTTGCCGAGCATCAGAGGCCTATCGGCCCTTTGCACGGTCTTCCTGTCAGTCTGAAGGATCAGTTCCACATCAAAGGTGTAGAAACCACCATGGGCTATGTCGGCTGGATTGGCAACTTTCAGGGCCTGAAGGGGGATCCACGGCACCTCAACCACGAAAGTGAGCTCGTGAGGGAGCTGCGTGCCCTCGGCGCTGTGCTCTACTGCAAGACCAGCGTCCCAGCTACTCTGATGTCCCCGGAGACAGTGAACAACATTATCGAATACACATGGAATCCCAAGAACCGCTTTTTATCTTGCGGTGGAAGTTCAGGAGGCGAGGGTGCATTGCTTGCTCTGCGAGGATCCCCCGTCGGCTTTGGCACCGACATTGGAGGGAGCGTTCGAATTCCATCGGGCTTCAATTACCTCTACGGACTCCGTCCATCCTCCGGCCGCACGCCGTACGAAGGCGCGGCTAATTCGATCGATGGTCAGAGCACGATTCTGTCTGTGATCGGCCCTATGGCACCCACTGCACGCTCTTtggtgatgatcatgaaAGCAGTTCTGAGCCAACAACCCTGGTACCACGATCCTCTCGTGCTCGACCTACCGTGGCGCGACGATGTTGTGCAACAAACACGGGCTCTAATCGAACAGTCAAAGGGCGGCACCCCCAGTCTAGCTTTTGGCATTTTACGCTGGGATGGTATCGCGCGGGTTCATCCGCCCATCGCTCGCGGCCTAAAAATTATAGAGTCGACCCTCAAACGTCTGGGTCATAAAGTGATTCCATGGAGCCCACCTTCCCACTCCAAGGCCTTGGAATTAGCA GACAAAGCATACTCCATGGACGGCGGTGCAGACCTCGCACATCACTTCGGTCTATCCGGTGAACCCCAGCCCAGCCAAGTGATCGCCGGCTCCAACGTTCCCCTCTCTATCACAGAACTCACTGCTCTCAACGTGGCAAAACGCGAGTACCAGAAAGAATACATGGACTACTGGAACAGCACCTCTGAACTCACTGGAACCGGCCGCCCAGTGGACGGGTTCTTCTGCCCCGTCGCCCCATACGCCGCGGTCGTTCCGCATGGGTACAAACACGTGGGCTACACTTGTTTTGTCAACGTGTTGGACTATACCAGTGTTACTCTGCCCGTGACTCATGCCGACAAGAATGTCGACGTGCGATCGGCCACTGACGAACCGGCGGATAATGTTGATTGGGACT ATGATGCAGAAGTGTATGACGGGGCACCGGTGGGGATCCAATTGATCGGACGTCGGTtgcaggaggagaagataTTGACCTTGGCGGAGTATCTCGGTGACGAACTGGGTAAAACTGCTTGA